The following are encoded together in the Oncorhynchus gorbuscha isolate QuinsamMale2020 ecotype Even-year linkage group LG03, OgorEven_v1.0, whole genome shotgun sequence genome:
- the LOC124026631 gene encoding fibronectin type III domain-containing protein 11-like, with amino-acid sequence MKRMMTPPSDDSDVSDQRHPMKTRCAGGQGGDSPGMDPKKWITFKDLHDRVTQLLSTKLNPCNIKQCKSKLDILNKCSYYLEVMRQDTLHQPDLQQNYLSNSTILHLIDPWKFQRMKKLGHSQVQIQLSLLEELYEQFCKGKVEMEAIASQSDYGDQEVAHINERIAHLIKAFTDFDSTLMPGELHTKHRLISETGNAKVPQIHLRLSVKMPVMFDTSRSEALADCARLHWEMAGQEQQEPGEQFEIRYKLLQPTNTEEGNQLGTVTCNSYCIQVNNLLPQRCYEFTVKRADACCLVYGFWNDTMVLRTMPLSPGGFTGSQEKRRRLFPW; translated from the coding sequence ATGAAAAGAATGATGACCCCCCCGAGCGATGACAGTGACGTAAGCGATCAGCGCCACCCCATGAAGACACGCTGCGCTGGTGGCCAGGGAGGAGACAGCCCCGGCATGGACCCGAAAAAATGGATCACCTTCAAAGACCTCCATGACCGGGTCACGCAGCTGCTCTCCACTAAGCTCAACCCCTGTAACATCAAGCAGTGCAAGTCCAAACTGGACATCCTCAATAAGTGCTCCTATTACCTGGAGGTCATGCGCCAGGACACACTCCACCAACCAGACCTGCAGCAGAACTACCTGTCCAActccaccatcctccacctcATCGATCCCTGGAAGTTCCAGCGGATGAAGAAGCTGGGCCACAGCCAGGTGCAGATCCAGCTGAGCCTGCTGGAAGAGCTCTACGAGCAGTTCTGTAAGGGCAAAGTGGAAATGGAGGCTATAGCCAGCCAGAGCGACTATGGCGATCAAGAGGTCGCCCACATAAATGAGAGGATAGCGCATCTCATTAAGGCGTTCACGGACTTTGACTCGACACTGATGCCCGGGGAGCTGCACACAAAGCACCGGCTCATCTCCGAGACGGGAAACGCCAAGGTACCCCAGATCCATTTGAGGTTGTCCGTCAAAATGCCCGTGATGTTCGACACGTCACGCTCGGAGGCTCTGGCTGACTGTGCCCGGCTGCACTGGGAAATGGCCGGGCAGGAGCAGCAGGAGCCTGGGGAACAGTTTGAGATCCGCTACAAGCTCCTCCAGCCGACCAACACGGAGGAAGGGAACCAGCTAGGAACGGTGACCTGCAACTCCTACTGCATACAGGTCAACAACCTGTTGCCGCAAAGGTGCTACGAGTTCACAGTGAAGCGGGCTGACGCCTGCTGCCTGGTCTACGGGTTCTGGAATGACACCATGGTGCTCAGAACCATGCCACTATCCCCAGGGGGCTTCACCGGGAgccaggagaagaggaggaggctgttcccCTGGTAA